A window of the Branchiostoma floridae strain S238N-H82 chromosome 12, Bfl_VNyyK, whole genome shotgun sequence genome harbors these coding sequences:
- the LOC118427121 gene encoding uncharacterized protein LOC118427121, which yields MQRSRHKTRERLRYDGDKEEELMRQFGLDYVLGPDGQDNVPVPEILACLIMEAGEWCNIGMYGSAVPLYEDALSLLNHFPNGPLRCEPIYWLRARCYYEMDHFEKVIQDCTQVINFDKGGTLPCTWHCYPMKVEAYLETGQIYKALETAYEFHIHCPWLPQATAIIGDLRRQLEAEERKRKKLGDKLIQEEQSKRRRTVRAKPPLMKKKKKKAKDPRTAAASKRGATNETYSNESDASSHSSMSDSEPQGLEGEEDTDQGALAMVGKSLPPISTHNRFVNVPEVETRKQKHTVTSTKRRNHSNVHVATRSTTGVLAATSPRHVREFPSMMIGKSQSHRSFSKREQPFQSPIVQATARTERRGVPYTSPTLRRAETSYPKRLFPTCLEDINKGNTAMQEAKCYYCQLQCNSKQQLQKHYQGKKHRAKLLSDDSDGMWQQRRPPPGVPGGQYKMCPYGFERCIHRTLCTYAHTKEELKEWQERYNIRKKTLNKAQSSGTYGYSFGERLAEEFKTKGKVELLSTTVQYARLLAEPEGTSVMFPERGREYTWTMKVQVGSSNFSVVSKLLNASPF from the exons ATGCAAAGATCAAGACACAAAACACGGGAACGACTGAGATACGA TGgtgacaaagaagaagaactcaTGCGACAATTTGGGCTAGAC TACGTGTTAGGCCCAGATGGCCAAGACAATGTCCCTGTCCCCGAAATCCTGGCATGCCTTATTATGGAAGCAGGTGAATGGTGCAACATCGGGATGTACGGGTCAGCTGTTCCTTTGTATGAAGACGCTCTCTCACTTCTTAACCACTTTCCCAATGGACCACTTCGCTGTGAGCCCATCTACTGGCTCAGGGCAAGATGTTATTACGAAATG GATCATTTTGAGAAAGTCATTCAAGATTGCACACAAG TGATCAACTTTGACAAAGGAGGGACCCTTCCTTGTACCTGGCACTGCTACCCAATGAAGGTTGAGGCCTACCTAGAAACAGGACAAATCTACAAGGCTCTCGAAACCGCCTACGAATTTCACATACATTGTCCCTGG CTTCCTCAGGCGACGGCCATCATTGGGGACTTAAGAAGACAGTTAGAGGCAGAGGAACGCAAG CGGAAGAAATTGGGCGACAAATTGATACAAGAGGAGCAGTCCAAGAGGAGGAGAACAGTGCGCGCTAAACCTCCG CtgatgaaaaagaagaaaaagaaagctaAAGACCCCAGGACAGCTGCAGCAAGCAAAAGag GTGCTACAAATGAGACATATTCCAACGAGTCTGATGCATCAAG TCATTCTAGTATGAGTGACAGTGAGCCCCAAGGACTGGag GGTGAAGAAGACACAGACCAAGGAGCACTGGCGATGGTTGGGAAAAGCCTGCCACCAATTTCTACACACAACAGATTCGTAAATGTACCTGAGGTGGAAACGAGAAAGCAAAAACATACAG TGACGTCGACAAAGAGGAGGAATCATTCAAATGTTCACGTTGCGACTAGATCAACAACTGGTGTCCTTGCAGCTACGTCACCCAGGCACGTCAGAGAGTTTCCGTCGATGATGATAGGAAAGTCTCAATCACACAGGAGCTTCTCAAAGCGCGAGCAACCCTTTCAGTCACCAATAGTACAAGCTACAGCAAGGACTGAAAGGCGCGGCGTGCCTTATACGAGTC CGACTCTTCGGAGAGCTGAAACGTCATATCCTAAGAGGCTCTTCCCAACATGCCTTGAAGACATCAACAAGGGGAATACGGCAATGCAGGAGGCAAAATGTTACTACTGTCAGCTGCAGTGCAACTCCAAACAGCAGCTTCAAAAGCATTATCAG GGGAAGAAACACAGAGCCAAACTCCTTTCAGATGATTCTGACGGGATGTGGCAACAGAGAAGACCGCCCCCTGGCGTCCCCGGAGGGCAATACAAGATGTGCCCTTATGGATTCGA ACGCTGCATACATCGTACGCTTTGCACGTATGCACATACTAAGGAAGAGCTGAAGGAATGGCAGGAAAGGTATAACATACGAAAGAAGACACTGAATAAAGCTCAGTCATCTGGTACATATGGTTACTCCTTTGGTGAGAGATTGGCTGAAGAGTTCAAGACAAAAGGCAAAGTAGAACTG CTCTCAACAACCGTACAGTACGCACGCCTCCTAGCGGAACCTGAAGGTACCAGTGTCATGTTCCCTGAGCGGGGTAGAGAATACACGTGGACCATGAAAGTTCAGGTGGGCTCATCGAACTTTTCTGTTGTGTCCAAACTTCTCAATGCATCACCATTTTAA
- the LOC118427122 gene encoding helicase with zinc finger domain 2-like has product MQLKKVAFMETSCSQFKINAVNSTSNGNQPLDGLLSEDGQEWISHGTQQSLSSDFTMQITFCSNQYGSFNQAVVFDLGQRPFLFCPLHVDVAMKTDLDCLTELRDTFTLLGASWANQGKVVHFLEEAGTDQDEEEELRRRYTLTSNPENLVTLKIFKDEMLTKSNYKQRQHQLLFIEEAEQTKHVRRLTLQTMGSVSDTMEKIFTDSTKVEFAQGGERFIQIFLNEDLSEDTPQGYLLTRSLSPKAQVIIHTECFDQDAYEVWVEWTTKDSIWLRIPSSVCQHFGLEQVTEVSMEVQFMLDRSPMLFRHCAVDTMKDPTLVFPDNPNVSKRFWKNLRKESLDPPHRLNDKQREAFAKITAPTERFIPPLLLIGPFGTGKTFTIAAAASVAARQDDSRILICTHTNDAADLYIRKYLKTEDISESRTLRIYYKKRKKTTVHDDVLRHCVMNEDGTFRYPTRDEVAAAKIVITTLSLSLVLEREVGLDAGFFTHIMVDEAAQALECEAITPLSLATAKTRVVLTGDHMQLSPKVFSNFAREKGFHQSLLERLFYHYQQMVPDDDLHPCITLLHENYRCHNDILKFPSKVFYGGKLICRSEAKKHPTVPSLAFYTAYGLDSAENATTSFYNDAEVWEVADRVEALWNSWPEAEWGEKDDSCMEQIGIVTPYQDQVNRIRLALRRKGLGGVTVETVTNVQGKEYRALFLSTVRTRVTCCAEQQNPPQETPDFGFLSDPKLLNTAITRAKSFVGVVGDPISLCSVGSCSKIWFEYIEGCSKHRSLHGTSVDQIKHYLDVLEMEASSLPVASVLRPEAPIFVPQQGGIFQPPPVVQDSHARQQKGTRNQTLLPPPRKGKSKKSTPMKEIKPTVPTSKPPGCASADSQGPHSSSGVTDGQSHSHKELRVQGDSLTRQPKDAANQGMGSDLISATLQRQISEAESTAEDDLNSSSSSDSDEMIENQTGGGQTQSAMEMKTAQYMCHTETSCKPALSPATTTQKEDSGGVTDNAFTDDKDDIVKELQKQVRRVEDPEYAQNRLYEEEYPRPREALGTDESCAPRWSDSIGKGGKVKHKTLFSLGTSIVSSSKRVVLSTEGYRARYTYAELDESSERLRGRSHVYQKHFHENTLYEVLEKKPDKYVKCRVQMSKAIPGKGHGVMEDPASKDIQLHNLKRLNRAFDGDEVVVELDTEEHNGEEFKEEKTRREGSVVGILRPAVPHEDLQFVCYVDDHDPNVLIPVQKGAPKFQNVVPQDMEGPTDFIQLYGITEDGKLKSKQRVPYHLVAKQRRLIVVRFLKWEPHFAYPLGFATKMMEPGDSEDHAVNALMADHMIQETFPQEVLDHVDRMFPEDLPANDSYPNRKDLTDLVAVTIDPLGARDLDDALSVQQLKNGKYEVSIHIADVSNFIKKGDPVDREALARGTSYYPHTAEKPMVPMLPSQLCTNLLSLIPEGKKYTITVCMEIDEKSGKISKPRFFRSKIRSKVQLTYQQAQSILDGETATEESIDRDIVLNIQRLGRLSKMLRSERLSELAFVHKDMDEDIACSDAHYLVAEFMILANKFVAEHVMEYFPYCTLLRRQLPPKDHKMMEWKDAHGDTVDRSLLLSREIEKYNSLCSITDTDGREDQQFQDMGVIIIRQIIWTKIIQAAEDGDFEKLEMLVLFDDNHPQLAVANGHYRRIQNRAMYVSSGQYPDNPEMYGHFSFNLPAYTQFTSPIRRYADIVVHRLLVAALTGSTCPYEQEEMEELCAHLTQKSWNSKAFDKRVFLIKMAFKIQERPFVQQPFIEAIDERRLHLNFPDCHNIPAFNRIINMAHLQPDQQPTRGEETVTFVWRLRIYDFAKFNQDSHSSNPSFLPDDDAVKTCTYTKRISSSTWKAMVEAIREKNMGAIKQVVETANQKEVNNDSEQQRLLEMSRADAKSAATGGLQRLGTKGVEEDYEDELLVEEEGNATGGSDQAGGDKSSAKEFQRYNKTIEVTYSPCDVLQVQLTTEMYRGLLTPTIQLLKLTPAVDICLEHRRDPVRVFATRTGDMASKERYESLKEYARLWRQVVEMEAAYSSNSGENVVTIMGIKIQWKKKRGEIQGTFTVPGEFARGCCFLIRSGDQLCVRYANLHSTSDVINTRASEDSSTEESDDTSDEDSFASTCSDAEDLPEDALNNNDKDGPTRMRSAVEGLVEQSEECAILEEICLNKHPERLQLADQDLKARSKDHDLGTLASGHQGSVHLNNYQRTAVQRALCCPFSVIQGPPGTGKTVTGAHLAYKFAKRNRNARSGDVVMYCGPSNKSVDVVAELLMDCGLKVLRVYSKRIEETDYPIPNYPRPSQNKKSNDKLRSITLHHVIRQPGTPYGQQLREMEETFRRKQQQQEPISDGEVDSYLRLIWEASCERIKGADILLCTCNVAADKKFTSEPAPVKQCIIDEAGMCMEPESLIPISSFPLQQVVLIGDHQQLQPIVAQPDARDLGLGVSLFQRHAEKAYMLQIQYRMHEKVCEFPSHRFYDNKLETADSVKARRPDMVPASFWPSGGSPVVFCHVEGVEEALPVASAEGGVMSQSNQQEVHKVVQVVSDLVVHHHVKTSQIAVLSPYRAQVHQITETLKERKLDTVSVRTIVDSQGSEWDYVILSTVRSLPQGEIPTQPSRRWMKDQLGFLTDDHQINVGLTRARRGIIIVGNKNLLSTYNTWSDLVNFYEKKGYLVDATQFP; this is encoded by the exons ATGCAGTTAAAGAAAGTTGCTTTCATGGAGACCAGCTGTAGTCAATTCAAAATCAACGCAGTAAACAGCACATCCAATGGCAACCAACCTCTCGATGGCCTGCTATCTGAAGATGGACAAGAGTGGATTTCGCATGGTACTCAACAGTCCCTTTCAAGTGATTTCACCATGCAGATAACGTTCTGTTCTAACCAGTACGGAAGTTTCAACCAGGCGGTCGTCTTTGATCTGGGCCAACGCCCCTTCCTGTTTTGCCCTTTACATGTGGATGTAGCTATGAAGACTGACTTAGATTGTCTGACCGAGTTAAGAGATACGTTCACACTGCTCGGAGCCTCGTGGGCAAATCAAGGGAAAGTGGTCCATTTCCTCGAAGAAGCAGGCACTGATCAAGACGAAGAAGAAGAGCTGAGAAGAAGATACACGTTGACGTCAAACCCAGAGAATCTCGTGACTCTGAAAATCTTCAAGGACGAAATGCTCACCAAGTCCAACTACAAGCAGCGTCAGCATCAGCTACTGTTCATAGAGGAGGCTGAGCAAACGAAGCATGTCAGAAG GTTGACCCTACAGACAATGGGAAGCGTCTCCGACACGATGGAGAAGATATTCACCGACTCAACGAAGGTGGAGTTTGCACAGGGTGGAGAGCGCTTCATCCAGATCTTCTTGAATGAAGACTTGTCTGAGGATACGCCACAGGGGTACCTCCTAACACGGAGTCTGTCACCAAAAGCTCAAGTTATCATCCATACAGAATGTTTCGATCAG GACGCCTATGAAGTTTGGGTTGAGTGGACGACAAAGGACAGCATATGGCTTAGGATTCCATCTTCTGTCTGCCAACACTTTGGTCTTGAACAAGTCACAGAAGTGAGCATGGAAGTTCAATTCATGCTCGATCGATCGCCAATG TTGTTCCGACACTGCGCAGTGGACACCATGAAAGATCCAACGTTGGTGTTTCCAGACAACCCAAATGTCTCCAAGCGGTTTTGGAAAAACCTTCGTAAGGAGAGCCTTGACCCTCCACATAGGCTGAACGACAAGCAAAGGGAGGCGTTTGCTAAAATTACAG CTCCTACAGAAAGGTTCATCCCTCCTCTACTCCTGATCGGACCATTCGGCACGGGGAAAACCTTCACCATAGCAGCAGCTGCTTCTGTTGCAGCCAGGCAGGATGACAGCCGTATCCTCATTTGTACCCACACTAACGACGCAGCTGATCTGTACATTCGGAAAtacttgaagacagaagacaTTTCTG AAAGCCGTACTCTGCGCATCTactacaagaaaagaaagaagacaacAGTTCATGATGACGTCCTGAGGCATTGCGTCATGAACGAAGACGGGACGTTCCGTTATCCGACCAGAGATGAAGTTGCAGCAGCTAAGATTGTCA TCACAACGCtcagcctgtccttggtgctggagAGAGAGGTAGGCCTGGATGCCGGGTTCTTCACACACATCATGGTGGATGAAGCTGCGCAGGCGCTGGAGTGTGAGGCGATCACCCCACTCAGCTTAGCTACAGCCAAAACCCGTGTGGTTTTAACTGGTGACCATATGCAG TTGAGTCCAAAGGTCTTCTCCAACTTTGCCAGAGAGAAAGGCTTCCATCAGTCCCTGTTAGAACGTCTGTTCTACCACTACCAGCAGATGGTACCTGATGATGACCTGCACCCATGTATTACGTTACTGCATGAGAACTACAGATGCCACAACGACATCCTCAAATTTCCGTCTAAG GTTTTCTATGGCGGAAAATTGATTTGTCGCAGTGAAGCAAAGAAACACCCAACTGTACCTTCGTTGGCATTTTACACAGCTTATGGCCTAGATTCTGCAGAAAATGCGACCACTTCATTCTACAATGACGCTGAG GTGTGGGAAGTTGCTGACCGTGTAGAGGCTCTCTGGAACTCGTGGCCAGAAGCGGAGTGGGGAGAAAAGGACGACTCATGTATGGAACAGATAGGCATCGTTACACCCTATCAAGATCAG GTGAACAGAATCAGACTTGCCTTACGGAGGAAGGGGTTAGGAGGTGTAACAGTGGAGACTGTCACCAACGTTCAAG GCAAAGAGTATCGAGCCCTTTTCCTGAGCACAGTGAGAACCCGAGTGACCTGCTGTGCTGAACAACAAAACCCACCCCAGGAAACCCCTGACTTCGGTTTCCTCTCAGATCCAAAGCTTCTCAATACCGCAATCACACGTGCAAAGTCTTTTGTCGGTGTCGTTGGTGATCCTATATCACTCTGCTCGGTTGGTAGCTGTAGTAAGATATGGTTTGAATACATTGAAGGCTGCAGCAAACACAGGAGCCTACATGGAACAAGTGTTGACCAAATCAAACACTACCTAGATGTGCTAGAAATGGAGGCATCATCTCTGCCTGTGGCTAGTGTCTTGCGCCCAGAGGCACCCATCTTTGTTCCGCAACAGGGAGGCATTTTCCAACCGCCACCGGTGGTGCAGGATTCACACGCGAGGCAACAAAAGGGAACCAGGAATCAAACACTGTTGCCACCTCCTAGGAAGGGGAAATCTAAAAAGTCTACCCCGATGAAAGAAATCAAGCCTACAGTCCCCACAAGCAAGCCACCAGGATGTGCCTCAGCAGACTCGCAGGGGCCTCATTCATCGAGCGGAGTCACAGATGGTCAGAGTCATTCACACAAAGAACTGAGGGTTCAAGGAGACTCTCTTACCCGCCAGCCTAAAGACGCTGCAAATCAAGGAATGGGAAGCGATCTTATCTCTGCTACATTACAGAGACAAATCAGCGAGGCAGAATCCACAGCGGAAGATGATTTGAATAGTTCAAGCTCCTCCGACAGTGATGAGATGATCGAAAACCAAACAGGAGGAGGGCAAACTCAAAGCGCCATGGAGATGAAGACAGCACAATACATGTGCCATACAGAAACAAGTTGTAAACCTGCATTGAGCCCTGCAACGACTACACAGAAAGAAGACAGTGGGGGCGTAACAGATAATGCATTTACTGATGATAAGGACGACATTGTCAAAGAGTTGCAGAAACAGGTCAGAAGGGTGGAAGATCCAGAATACGCACAGAACAGGCTGTACGAAGAGGAATACCCCAGGCCACGTGAGGCATTAGGTACCGATGAATCATGTGCACCTAGATGGTCTGATAGCATAGGTAAAGGTGGAAAGGTGAAACACAAAACATTGTTCAGTCTTGGCACAAGTATTGTCTCTTCTTCAAAACGTGTGGTACTGTCAACAGAGGGGTACAGAGCCAGATACACCTATGCAGAGCTAGACGAAAGCTCTGAAAGACTCAGAGGAAGGTCACACGTTTACCAAAAGCACTTCCACGAGAACACGCTGTATGAAGTTCTGGAAAAGAAACCCGATAAATATGTTAAATGTAGGGTCCAGATGTCAAAGGCAATTCCCGGAAAAGGGCATGGTGTGATGGAAGATCCTGCATCAAAAGATATTCAGCTGCACAATCTGAAGAGACTAAATCGTGCATTCGATGGGGATGAGGTAGTCGTGGAATTGGACACAGAGGAACACAATGGAGAAgaattcaaagaagaaaaaacaagaagagaGGGAAGCGTTGTTGGGATACTGCGTCCTGCTGTTCCGCACGAAGATCTGCAGTTTGTTTGCTACGTTGACGATCATGATCCAAACGTTCTCATTCCTGTGCAGAAAGGTGCTCCTAAATTTCAGAACGTTGTCCCACAGGACATGGAAGGTCCTACTGACTTCATTCAACTCTATGGTATTACGGAGGACGGAAAACTGAAATCCAAACAGCGTGTACCATACCATCTTGTCGCCAAACAAAGACGTCTCATTGTGGTACGTTTTCTAAAATGGGAACCACATTTTGCCTACCCGCTCGGATTCGCGACCAAAATGATGGAGCCAGGTGACAGCGAAGATCATGCCGTGAATGCCCTGATGGCGGACCACATGATACAAGAAACCTTCCCTCAGGAAGTGCTAGACCATGTTGATCGGATGTTTCCCGAGGACCTTCCGGCAAACGACAGCTACCCTAACCGCAAGGACCTGACGGATCTTGTAGCTGTAACTATCGACCCTCTGGGAGCTCGTGACCTCGATGACGCTCTAAGTGTGCAGCAACTCAAGAACGGGAAGTACGAGGTCAGCATTCACATTGCAGATGTGTCCAATTTCATAAAGAAAGGCGACCCTGTTGATCGCGAAGCTCTGGCACGAGGCACATCCTACTACCCACACACAGCTGAGAAACCGATGGTGCCAATGCTTCCATCTCAGCTATGTACCAACCTGTTGAGTCTGATACCAGAGGGGAAGAAGTACACCATCACTGTCTGTATGGAAATTGACGAAAAAAGTGGAAAGATCAGCAAGCCCCGATTTTTCAGGAGCAAGATCAGGTCTAAGGTACAGCTGACGTATCAACAGGCGCAGAGCATTCTCGATGGAGAGACGGCGACAGAAGAAAGTATTGACCGAGATATTGTTCTCAACATCCAACGGCTTGGGCGACTCTCGAAGATGCTGCGCAGCGAAAGGCTCAGCGAGCTAGCATTCGTGCACAAAGATATGGATGAAGACATAGCATGTTCTGATGCGCATTATCTAGTGGCTGAGTTCATGATATTGGCAAACAAATTTGTAGCAGAACACGTGATGGAGTATTTCCCATATTGCACCTTGCTACGACGTCAGCTTCCACCGAAGGATCACAAGATGATGGAATGGAAAGACGCCCATGGAGACACAGTGGATAGGTCCCTTCTGCTGTCAAGAGAAATAGAAAAGTACAACAGTCTATGCAGCATTACTGACACTGACGGAAGAGAAGATCAGCAATTCCAGGACATGGGTGTCATTATCATCCGACAGATCATCTGGACTAAAATCATCCAAGCAGCAGAAGATGGCGACTTCGAAAAGCTGGAAATGCTGGTACTTTTTGATGACAACCACCCACAGCTAGCCGTTGCAAATGGCCACTACCGCCGTATTCAGAACCGCGCCATGTATGTCAGCTCTGGACAGTATCCAGATAATCCCGAAATGTACGGTCACTTCTCGTTCAACCTCCCTGCCTACACACAATTCACGTCGCCCATTCGACGGTACGCTGACATCGTCGTCCACAGGCTTCTGGTTGCCGCCTTAACCGGGAGCACCTGTCCATACGAACAGGAGGAAATGGAAGAGCTATGCGCGCATCTCACACAGAAATCCTGGAACTCAAAGGCGTTTGACAAGAGGGTGTTTTTGATCAAGATGGCTTTCAAGATACAGGAAAGGCCGTTCGTTCAACAGCCATTTATCGAAGCCATTGATGAAAGACGACTCCACCTCAACTTCCCAGACTGCCATAACATCCCAGCTTTCAACCGAATCATCAACATGGCACATCTGCAACCCGACCAACAGCCAACCCGGGGTGAGGAAACGGTGACGTTTGTCTGGAGGCTACGCATATACGACTTTGCCAAGTTCAACCAAGATTCCCACAGTTCGAACCCAAGCTTCTTGCCCGATGACGATGCTGTGAAGACTTGCACCTACACCAAGAGAATTTCATCTTCGACATGGAAAGCAATGGTTGAGGCAATCAGAGAAAAGAACATGGGTGCCATAAAGCAGGTTGTGGAAACAGCAAACCAAAAGGAAGTCAACAATGACAGCGAACAGCAGCGTTTGTTGGAGATGAGCAGGGCCGATGCAAAGAGCGCGGCTACAGGAGGTCTCCAAAGACTGGGAACAAAAGGTGTGGAAGAGGACTACGAGGATGAACTTCTTGTTGAAGAGGAAGGCAACGCAACTGGAGGCTCAGATCAAGCTGGGGGTGATAAGAGCTCAGCTAAGGAGTTCCAAAGATACAATAAAACCATTGAAGTGACATACTCACCTTGTGACGTACTGCAG GTTCAACTGACAACAGAGATGTACCGTGGACTTCTGACGCCAACTATCCAACTGTTGAAGCTGACACCAGCTGTAGACATATGCCTGGAACATCGCCGAGACCCGGTCCGAGTGTTCGCCACTCGCACTGGAGACATGGCGTCAAAAG AGAGGTATGAATCTTTGAAGGAGTACGCACGGCTATGGCGACAAGTCGTCGAGATGGAGGCAGCCTATAGCAGTAATAGTGGTGAAAATGTAGTCACCATCATGGGAATCAAG ATTCAGTGGAAAAAGAAGCGGGGAGAGATTCAAGGGACGTTCACGGTCCCAGGGGAGTTCGCACGAGGCTGCTGCTTCCTCATCAGGTCAGGTGACCAGCTGTGCGTCAGATATGCAAATCTACACAGCACCAGTGACGTCATAAATACAAGAGCGAGCGAGGATTCATCAACAGAGGAGAGTGATGACACCTCCGACGAGGACAG CTTTGCATCAACGTGTTCTGATGCCGAAGATTTACCAGAAGATGCTCTCAACAACAATGACAAGGACGGACCAAC GCGAATGCGGAGTGCAGTGGAAGGACTGGTGGAACAAAGCGAAGAATGTGCCATTCTAGAGGAAATCTGCCTCAACAAACATCCTGAACGTCTTCAGCTGGCGG ATCAAGACTTGAAAGCAAGATCCAAAGACCATGACCTGGGCACCCTGGCATCAGGGCATCAAGGATCGGTACATCTGAACAACTACCAAAGGACAGCAGTGCAGAGGGCCCTGTGCTGCCCCTTCTCTGTCATACAGGGACCACCAG GCACAGGAAAGACCGTCACAGGCGCACACCTGGCTTATAAGTTCGCCAAAAGGAACCGAAATGCCCGAAGTGGAGACGTTGTTATGTACTGTGGACCTTCAAACAAATCCGTTGACGTGGTCGCAG AGTTGTTGATGGACTGCGGGTTGAAAGTCCTGCGTGTCTACAGTAAGAGGATAGAGGAGACAGACTACCCTATCCCAAACTACCCACGACCGTCTCAGAACAAGAAATCCAACGACAAACTCAGGAGCATCACCCTACATCACGTCATTCGGCAGCCTGGTACTCCATACGGACAACAACTCCGTGAGATGGAAGAAACATTCCGAAGAAAACAGCAGCAACAAGAGCCCATATCAGACGGGGAAGTCGACAGTTATCTGAGGCTCATCTGGGAGGCATCTTGTGAAAGAATCAAAG GTGCGGACATCCTTTTGTGCACCTGCAACGTGGCTGCCGACAAGAAGTTCACTTCAGAACCTGCTCCGGTCAAACAGTGCATCATTGACGAGGCTGGGATGTGTATGGAACCCGAATCACTCATTCCTATCTCCAGCTTTCCTCTGCAGCAG GTTGTCCTGATCGGTGATCACCAGCAGCTACAGCCCATAGTTGCCCAGCCTGATGCCAGAGACCTGGGGCTGGGTGTGTCCCTGTTCCAACGGCACGCCGAGAAGGCCTACATGTTACAGATCCAGTACAGAATG CATGAGAAAGTATGTGAGTTTCCATCACATCGGTTCTATGACAACAAGCTGGAGACAGCTGACTCTGTTAAAGCCCGTCGTCCTGACATGGTGCCTGCCAGCTTCTGGCCCTCCGGAG